Genomic DNA from Methanobacterium formicicum DSM 3637:
CCTTAGTTATATTATTAATCAAACTCTTATAAAGCCATTGTGATAGATTTGTAAATTTACACACCAGATCAGACACTCTGTTGATGGTTGGTGAAATTATAGTAACATTTTTGGTATATAACGATAATATGTTAGTGGTTAAATTGATAGGGGGTGTAAGAAAATACTTTGAGATTATCAAACATTAATATTAAAGTAATAGAGATTAGGAAATTTTTATAAAATTAGCTTATAATTTCACAATTTAAATTATGCACTTGGAGGCTGTTAATATGGAAGATTATAATATAATATGGAAGGCGGGCATTGCTTTTATAGGTCCCATGTTATTGGTGCTTTTAGCATGCTTTAAATATACGGATCCTAGTTTCACATGGTTGTCATTCTTATTTTGGGCTTTGTTGCCATTGCTTATGATCCATGAAACCGAAGAATATGTTATTAGAGTTAATGGAGGAATTACTGAAGGTGGATTTCAAGAATATTTCAATACAAAGACTTTCGCTAGATTAAATCCTCCACGAGCGGATTATCCTCTAACTAACGGATATGAATTATTTACTAATGCGTTTGCATGGTTCTTTGCTATAACCAGTGCATTGACAATATACATAACACCGTGGGTTGGAATAGGTCTCATCGTATTCCTTTTCATAATGAACGGAATTATGCACACTGCAATATTCCAATTTACAGAGAAAGGACCTAATCCTGGCTTTTATACTACTTGGTTAATCTTAAACCCTTACTCAGTGGTAATACTATTCTATGCATACACAATCAATGCCTTTACTACATTGGATTATATCGTGGGCATTATATTCGGATTCCTAGTTTTCCTTGCATTTCTTTTAACCACAAGAAGTAAACTTAAGTCCTTTGAGCTATCACAAGAACCTGGAGAATCACAAAAATAAGATTGGAACTTAATTTTAAACTTAGTAGTGTAAAATTTAATTTTACACCAATTTTTTTAAAATAGATCTAACTCTAGAAATTATTTGAAAATCTGTCTAAAAATTGAAAATTATTATTTTTCCTCTTTCTATGAAAAAAAGTAAATTTTGTAAAAAAATTGAAGGAATAACAACAAAAACATTCGATTTGACAAAATTTATTAATTATAATATACTTTTGCACAGTTCAAGGTTTAACTTGTCAGTATAAATTGAACTAAATATAATTTCTATTTGAGAAATAGTAGAAAAGATTAATTTAAGCGGTCTTTTTAAAAAAAAGGGTTATTTATAACCCTGCTCTTTCAACAATTATATCTGCAACATCTTGGGCTGATTTGAATGGGAAATCATCTGCAGTTAATACTTGTCCTGCATCTCCAGCTTTCAATTCAACATCACCTGATTTACAGGTGGTTTCTGCCCCATCTGGAAATGAGGATAACAGTGCTTCTGGTGTTTTTATTGGGAAATCGGCTCCTGCCAGTGCTCCCACAATCTGTGCATGTATTTCTTCTTT
This window encodes:
- a CDS encoding HXXEE domain-containing protein translates to MEDYNIIWKAGIAFIGPMLLVLLACFKYTDPSFTWLSFLFWALLPLLMIHETEEYVIRVNGGITEGGFQEYFNTKTFARLNPPRADYPLTNGYELFTNAFAWFFAITSALTIYITPWVGIGLIVFLFIMNGIMHTAIFQFTEKGPNPGFYTTWLILNPYSVVILFYAYTINAFTTLDYIVGIIFGFLVFLAFLLTTRSKLKSFELSQEPGESQK
- a CDS encoding MTH865 family protein, translated to MGVKEEIHAQIVGALAGADFPIKTPEALLSSFPDGAETTCKSGDVELKAGDAGQVLTADDFPFKSAQDVADIIVERAGL